The genomic segment GGTGAAAgtataaataaagaaaatttttgtggACGTCaaaattaacacaaaaactcttatatatacaaattaattttgtgacataaatattttttatgtcaaaaatgttATATAAACGAGTTGACAAGTATTAACAAAGAATATAGCCAAAATTAAAAGGTAATACTTTAAGATTGGATTAACTGTTTCCTTCTATGTAATCGACAAAGAAATCTATGTCCTAATTTAGTTCTAATccaatctttaaaaaaataaatacttatCCGTCATCACATTTAAATATGGTAACAAATCAATCATACTCTTTATATCTTAGTCTCAAATtaattcgataaaaaaaaatgagcagctgattcaaaaattttattgcaaACGAACAACCTAATTAAAGTccacatataattaatatagaTAATGTGATTCCTATGTACATAAATATTCTTGTTTAAAGCCATATGATAGATAGTATTAATCTATTGATTGGAAGTGTGTGTCATTAAATTCAATAATAACTACGAAACTcgtcattaaattaaataataactatcagatttaaaattttttatgtacTAAAACGAAATTATAACAAAAACTAATTTGAAACTCATGAAATATCGAGTAATGGAGCAGAAAATTTGTTGCGTTCACCCCATCCCTTGTCCAAAATCACCAAGTTTCGGTAACATGCAACAATTACTATTGTTACCGTAATCAAAGCTACCAGTAGCCGGATTCTGGTTCAAAATGGACGTGGTGTCGCCGAACGTCGAGCACCCCTCCACGTCGAGACTTGAAAGGCCTGCAAAGGTGGTGATAGGCAAAGGCTGCACCGACAGAGAATTGGAACTCTGTGCATGCATCAAATCATTGGCTCTCATCGTTACATTATTAATCAACTCTCCAAGGGCTGCCATGTACTGCTCCAGCTCCTCCACATCCATAGAATTCACTGGATCGTCCCACCAGAACCCTCCTCCCACGTTGTACCCATAGCCTTCGGCAGTCCTCTTCTGCGCCTCGATCAACTCCTTGCGCTTCTTCTCCGCCTCCAGCTCCTTGCACATATCCATATAATGCTTGTTAAACTCCCGTGCCTTTGCTGTGGAGGCGCAGTTCTCCCAACTCTCGCCGCCGCTTCCGGGCTCCGACATGTCTTTCAGGAAGCGGTCGACCACGGCATCCGGTGTGGGATGTCCGAACGCAAACACGCGCTTCCCCAGCGAGTGGACGATAATGGCTACTTCTGCGCCGCTGAGGATGCAGAGCTCGCTCGCTTTCTTGAACAGTCCCACGCGCCGCTTGGAGAAGGTTACTTGCCGGTTGCTCAGATTCtcgattttcttgatttcaatcTTTTTCCGACCCTGGGTGGTCTTCCTCTTCAACGTGGTGGTGCTGTTGTCTTTTGCAATCAACATGTTCGGTATATTCTTGAGCTAGTGAAGTGATtgtaaataacataaaatatcaaaaggctctgaatttataagaaaatattgagTGACTTATTTTTAGAAGcatatatttgatataattaatacAGAATCCTTTccttcattaaaatattttgactttCTCTATTTATTCCCGTCGCCTCtctaatttatgaaataaaggatcaaaattaaaataagacAATTTCTAtggtaaatatttataaaatgtcAGAGTTAGAATATCGAATGAGTTCTGataatatataaatgattttgaagaatcataaaatcatcaacggTACAATGTAGTTAGTTGTGATTTGAAATGTTTACAGCCAATTTCGGAGGTCATCACtaccaaaatatcatatatttaaaatgCAAGACACACCCTACAGTGTcaataaaaacatgataaaattaaaattttgatcatgtatgttgttttttttttaaaaaaatggttatttttcttgtcaaaattagatattaattatgtatttttcgatttttttaactttggtttttttttttatttatttatcgagAGCGCTGACGTGACATTAAATAAGTGTACAACGGTACTTGTGTTGAATGATGTTTGAgacgaaaaatgaaaaatgaaccCTCTTGTTGGGGTTTTGTTGTTCTTCAAACACAAAACTATCCATTAATTCATCTCTTTTTGTTGTAGTACTTCTACTAAAATATTTGTTAATATCACtggcttgattttgaattaaagtcacttctttgttttttttttttttttttctgagcTTCAAACCGATATTTAGGAGgcatttttagttttattttgttgtACTTATAAGTGATTAAAAAATGGAATaattctcaaaatttttaatcaacaacatattaaatcatgtattaaaattttaaaaaaacctgAAACAAAATCAGTCATTCTCAATTAAcatatacaaaataattaaaagagcTCAACATTCATCAAAATCTATAAATTATAGAAATTAAAACAAGAATCAaactcttattttaaaaaaaaaataatgaaaatatttaccTTACTAGAGAGAAGATAAGTCAGAGAGAGGCGAGAGCGGCCGACAACTAGCGAGCAGTGGAGAAGAGATGCTGCAGATATGAAACGTGAAGGAGCCAAAGCTAACGTGAGCGTTGAGACGTGAGAGAGCAAGGGGACTTTAAGAGTCGTTTATTTTCGAATCTAGTTCACGTCCAAGAATATTTATTGCATTAATGAAGATAAGAACACATGATATTCTCTATACAATTGTCGAGTATCTATTAAAGTTGCGTGTTGTTCAAGAAAATGTTAACATTAGAagcaaaatatatttaaaaaagatCAAAATTGGCACCAGACAAGCTCATTTTATCAAGAATTTGTATTCTCTTTCAAGAACTATATTCAAACTGATTGCACACattaaattaaacaacaaattatCTAATCATCAAGGATCAATATTTGTGCACCTTATTTTACTCACTTATTTCGAGGAGTTTCAGTTTATTAGGTTTTTGGTCGGGCTGAAGTGAATTTATACAAAAAGAAGAATCGATCAAAGTATTGTAATAGAATTCTTCTTgccaagaaaaaaaagagaaacatAGAAAGTTGGTCttcaaaattccataaacaaatttgttgCCTTGCATTTTATTTGTCTTCTTTCCTTAATAACCCTAGCTTTTTATCCATAGTCATTTGTTTTTGTTCACTAAGTTCATTACATTTTTTCTGCACTGTTCTAATCTCTggttgtttgtttgtttgtttaacCAAGCCTTTGAAGAAATTAGCTCAAGTTGTTTGTATAAACTTGAGTATCTTTTATTCTAAAGAAAATCCAAAAAGCTGACAAGGGTTTATTCAATCACTCTAAACACATCCGATCCTAGCAAAATAAgatcaaattttcaattttccttaaaattattgtaattaaatcatttttaaagcaaaaaaattaaaaaaagggAGAGAActtaatgaataataataaatgagatTAAAATAGTTAATATTATGTTAGATAAGGTGCTGACATGACGCTCAAGTATAAAATATCAAGTCTTGtcgatttaaaatatcaaaattgtcaaaaatgaaaaaaaaaatatcgaactaatatataattttgataacatATAATATAGATAAGATCGAATTTGCGAAGGACGCAAATAAATTTGCTTCTCAATAACGAATCCGGTATATATCCAACATTTTCAATTTGAATTATTGTTGCAATAATGCCATTTAGACATGCCTAACCATtatcataattaatatttttaggaTGCACTTGAGAAGAtggatttaaaattataattttattgttaacaatgaaaaaattgatcaaatcttaaatccatatattacttatttacacattagttATATATAATAGAATATCTTTCAAATGACACAATTATTGAGCGAACTTGAAATTCATCTCAATCAACATTAAATACTACATAAACAAGTCATATGCAGATTTGAAGTTTATGATCTGACTTCtctaaacaacaaaaaaaacatttgaaatctttgtatttgaaatatttctATCCAAGTGTAAAACCAGCTGTTGTCCAATTATTCTCACATATATGGAGCATTGGGAGAGGAGTGAACACTAGATTCAGAATAGATTATACCAagagatattttgttattaaccaaaaatataaaaaaactgaTGTTTTACATTTGTATTTTTTAGTTTCGatcattatcaaatttcagtattAATTTCTCTTATCTTTTAACTTTTGccgattttaattatttttttcatgagtCGTGTTAATACCACATGAATGTCATGTAAAAAAGGCATaagattgaaaaaaaattgaaatatacatGACTAAGtatgtatatgtgtgtatatatatatatacacacacataattAGATATAATTATAgacacataatatatataaattatattatatgacaCAGCACTCATGCATGCATGCTCACATCCGTCACGTTTACcataatatatcaaatttgaaCCCAAATCGAGGCAAATGACAACGTCCAAGATTTTATATGTAGAGTACTTGTCCATGGATCAGCTAAAATATTTACATGGGAAAGCGTGGTCTCCATTAATGCGCAGTTAATTTACCACCAAACTTCACCCATTTGCATTTATAAGTGGTTGCACCAGTAAGTATACTTCTGTAAAAAAGAGGGCCATTTCTCGAGTTATTATGAATAAAGATAGTGCGATTCCAGTTGGTTCTTCCCCGTCAGAAATGGGTGCGAATGAGGTTGATGGAAGCGGCGGGAGCTCCACCATGCGCACGGCGGAGACGCTGCTAAGGATTCTTCCGATGGGGCTTTGCGTGGTGGCGCTAGTTGTCATGCTCAAGAATTCACAGAGTAACGAGTATGGCTCCTTGTCTTATTCCGATCTAGGAGCCTTCAGGTAATTTCCtggaaatttttaaattatatatattttgggaTCGATGTGTTAtatataaaatcgtaaaatcaattaattaatttttgtagGTATCTGGTGCATGCGAGTGGCATTTGTGCCGGCTATTCCCTTCTTTCGGCTATTGCAGCGGCTGTCCCCCGGCCGTCCAATTTGTCCATGGCGTGGGTTTTCTTTCTCCTCGACCAGGTTTGTCTGAGATTGATTGGATCCAATTACCTCGGGAAAAAAGTGATTAAGCACTCTGTTTCTTTAGTTTGCAAATACTACCTAATTTTGACTTAGAGAttaatgatttgaattaaatggaGTCTGATTTTTCCAATTCAAGTGAAAAAAGTGAAGAATCACTTTAAGCACTCTGTTTTTAAGTTTGCAAATAATCCCTAGTATGACGTTGTTCAATATTTCTatgatttttttagaaaatatgttataaaaatacaaattattcCAACAGATACCATTTGTAGAATACAAACAAAAAACGTCTTTTAATTAGTCAATTTGAATAAACATTTGATTGATTTCAATTTCCATCGATGGGGCATATATACTAACAATTTAAATTATCTGATGTAATTTCGGAGCAAAACTTACACTAGTCTAAAATTTCTCACgtatagaattttattttctttcatttgaTCAAGACACGTGATTTATACGAGGCTATAAAGTAGTAGTCTCATTTCcgttgatgaaattattcagaaAGAAAATGTCCATGGCTTGATCTTGCTTAGTGCAGCTGCTCACTTACATCATCCTTGCCGCGGGAGCCATATCTACTGAAGTGGTGTACTTAGCATACAAAGGCGACGTGACCATAACATGGAATGAAACTTGCAGCTCATTCGGCGGGTTCTGCCGCAAGGCCACTGCATCCATAGCCATCACGTTCATCGTAACCCTTTGTTATGCTGGCCTTTCAATCATTTCCTCCTACAGGCTTTTCAGCAAGTTCGACGCACCCGTTGCGCACGTTAATAAAGGGATTGAAATCGCCACCTTTCAGACTTGATGAGATTTACCCATGATTCGGACTGAAT from the Primulina huaijiensis isolate GDHJ02 unplaced genomic scaffold, ASM1229523v2 scaffold25037, whole genome shotgun sequence genome contains:
- the LOC140967365 gene encoding agamous-like MADS-box protein AGL29, with the translated sequence MLIAKDNSTTTLKRKTTQGRKKIEIKKIENLSNRQVTFSKRRVGLFKKASELCILSGAEVAIIVHSLGKRVFAFGHPTPDAVVDRFLKDMSEPGSGGESWENCASTAKAREFNKHYMDMCKELEAEKKRKELIEAQKRTAEGYGYNVGGGFWWDDPVNSMDVEELEQYMAALGELINNVTMRANDLMHAQSSNSLSVQPLPITTFAGLSSLDVEGCSTFGDTTSILNQNPATGSFDYGNNSNCCMLPKLGDFGQGMG
- the LOC140967416 gene encoding CASP-like protein 2A1, which codes for MNKDSAIPVGSSPSEMGANEVDGSGGSSTMRTAETLLRILPMGLCVVALVVMLKNSQSNEYGSLSYSDLGAFRYLVHASGICAGYSLLSAIAAAVPRPSNLSMAWVFFLLDQLLTYIILAAGAISTEVVYLAYKGDVTITWNETCSSFGGFCRKATASIAITFIVTLCYAGLSIISSYRLFSKFDAPVAHVNKGIEIATFQT